From the Deltaproteobacteria bacterium genome, the window CCGCTTTTTCCCCTTCCTCAAAGATTCGTGTACCGGGCGCGAAGACCACCTCTTCGGAAATCAACAATACCCGCTCGAGATTCAGTACTGAAATGTCCTGAAAAAGCCTGTTTCCCAATAGTTCATCCGTCGTTGCCATGGCTCCCTCCTGTCCCTGCAGCACTGGACATGCTTCCCTCCGGAATCTCTCTACGATTCGGGAAGGCCATTGATTCAGGTCCGGCCCTCTCCCGAACTAATCGGAAGCGTTCACCGGATGCCCGCTCTCCTCCTGCTCCCGCCCCCCGCCGCGCCCAAAGACCCTGGCCGTCTCATCGGTCAGCAAACCGCAGGCGATGTAATTCACAACCCAGAGAAGAACCGCGACAATCGGAATTGCGACAAAAGCGATTCCGCTGCCCGGCCCGGTTGATTCGTGAAGCTGGTGCGCGCTGTTGATCAAATAGAAAAACCAGCCGAAAAAACTCAGGATAAAAAGATTAAAACAGAAGACCATTGCAATTTGCACCAGGAGTACTGATTTACTTGGGGCTTTTTCCATTGTGGTTCCCTCCCATGATGTTCAGTTTTTCGTCGTACCGATGTGTACTTCATCCCCGCTCCCGTGAATCACCATCCTGGTCCTCCGCATCAGGACCGGTTGGTAAAGATAATTGACATAGGCACTGACCCGCAGTTCTTCCTTCGGCGCCACGAGAAATTTGAACTCTACCATCCGTCTTTCGCCCGGCAACAGACGGTTGTCCTCCAGGACCCGCCCCGGTTTCAGAAAAAATCCGGCATCATCGGCAAATGCTTCTCCGCTTTCCTGCTCCACCAACCGTTTGCGAAAGACCTTCGAGCGGGTAAGGCCCCTGCCAACGGCCCCCGTTTGCACTTCACAGATCAGCACCAGGCTCCGCGAGGGCATCCCGGTCGGGACGCAGTGCCCACATCCGGTATTGAGGATCCGGACCCGGACGGTCAGATGGCCGTCTACCCGATCCACCCGGCTTATTCGCACACGTAATTCTCCCGTAGACTCCTGCAGATTCCCGGCCTCACCGGAACCTGTATCCGCCGAATTTCTTTTGCCGGGCCGGACCATCCGATGATCCCGTGGTGTCCCTTTTGAGGAGGCCATGTGACATCCCTGGCAAGAGGTGTTGTTCCCGGCAAAAGGACCGGCCTTCCACTCCGAATACGTTCCGAGGAGAGTCACTCCGTTTTCGGCGGTATATTCATGGCAGGCGGCACAGAACCCGGATTGCCGGAGTGCATCGGGAATCCGCCGGTCATGAAAGGAGCGCCCCCGCAGCCAGTCGATCCCCTTGAGCATCTCCCGGTTGATAAAAAAAGGATTCTCAGGGTCCCCGAGATCGATACCGCTCACGGAATGACAGAAGTCGCAAGTCACTCCCTCATTCGTAATGGGAAGATGTTTCGAATAATCACGCGTCAACAGAGTCGTCGGGGCATGACACCGCATGCAAAGTTTCTTCGCCTTCCCGCCGGAAGCAAGACAGGCCTGGGCGAGAGAGGTCTCAAAGATCGGGTCATCAGACGAATGTGCATGCATCGACTCTTTCCACATGGCATAGATCTGCGGGTGACATTTACCGCAGGCCTTGGCCGGGATGAATGCGTCCCGGTAAAGAGGATTTACGGGAAGCATCTTTTCCCCGGTACACTTTTCCACCGAGACGAGGAAGAAAAGGAAAAAGAAGATCGAAAGCCGGGTCATGGAGATCACCGCCGCCTCGTTCCTGCCGGCGTCATGAAATATCCGTCGGTATCCACGGGCCCGCCCACCGGCAAGCCGCCCGCCAACTGCCTCCATAGGTAATGCAACGGTTATGCCATTCCGAATGTACGGAGAAGAAATATTTCAATCGACTGATTTTCCAAGGGTTTTTCTCTTTCCCCGTCTTCACACGGGCTGAACGGGATCCGGGCAGTGACCGATTATGGGATCAACGCTGATCCCTCATTCTTTCAAAGAGATAGGATGTTTTCGTATCGACCGGCGGTCGCGGGTGTATGGAAACCGGGCGCTTGATCCATCCTCATCCAGCGCCGAACCGCAAGAGAAAAAACTCCATGAATCAGGCGAAAAATCAAGGCGTTACATCGATCATTTTTTCGATCTGCAGGCGGTCATAACCTTTGGCACATCTTTTGCTTTTCAGAAGTCGGCAGAAGTCGGAACGATTCATGCCACCAAGGACTTTCAGGCAAGGAGCCCTGCATGATGGACAAAATATGGATGGTCAACGCCCCGGTTTTCTTCTCCCTCTCCTTCCTGCTTCTCTTCTCTGCGAAGGGATACGCCGTAGAACAGCCGATTCAGTTCAATCATTACAAGCACACTCAGGAACTGGAACTGGAATGCGTGATGTGTCACATCGGTGTTCGAAACCGGGTTCGGGCGACGCTCCCTAGTGTCGAGATCTGCATCGGTTGTCATGAGGAAGCCGTGACCGACAGTCCCGAGGAGGAAAAAATCCGGGAATACGATTCACGAGGGGAAGAAATCCCCTGGCAGCGGCTCTTCCGGGTTCCCCCCCACGTTTTCTTTTCGCATCGCCGCCATGTTACGGTTGCCGGACTCGACTGCACGAAATGTCACGGAGATATGGCCATGCGCAAAACACCCCCTCGAAAAGCACCGATGCGAATTTCCATGAGCTATTGCCTCTCCTGTCACCGGCAGTTGAAGGCCAGTACGGATTGCGTTTCCTGCCATCGTTGATCAAGCGAGGGAAGAATAATTATGAAAAGAAGAAAATTTATCAAGCTTTTAGGCGGTTCCACCACCTTCGCCCTGGCGTATGGATACGGTCTGTTTCCTCCCCCGAAAGGATTCGGGAAGGCGGAAGCACTCAAGATAGGGGAAGAGGATCTGTCTCTGCGTCCCCCTGAAGAGAAATGGGTTCCCACCGTCTGCCGACAATGTCAGGGCGGTTGCGGCATCCTGGTCAGGGTCATCGGCAACCGGGCCGTAAAGATCGACGGCAATCCCCTCCACCCGATCAACCGGGGAAGGCTCTGCGCCCGGGGGCAGTCCGGTCTGCAGTTCCTCTATGACCCGGATCGGATTCGGGGTCCCCTCATCCGGAAGGGTGAACGGGGAGAAGACCGATGGGAATCCGTCTCCTGGGACAAGGCACTGACAACCCTGCAGAAAAAATTAAAAATTTTGAGGAACAAGAAACGGCCGGAGTCTCTCGTGATGCTTTCCGGCATTCGGCA encodes:
- a CDS encoding cytochrome c3 family protein, producing the protein MMDKIWMVNAPVFFSLSFLLLFSAKGYAVEQPIQFNHYKHTQELELECVMCHIGVRNRVRATLPSVEICIGCHEEAVTDSPEEEKIREYDSRGEEIPWQRLFRVPPHVFFSHRRHVTVAGLDCTKCHGDMAMRKTPPRKAPMRISMSYCLSCHRQLKASTDCVSCHR